From a single Capsicum annuum cultivar UCD-10X-F1 chromosome 12, UCD10Xv1.1, whole genome shotgun sequence genomic region:
- the LOC107850582 gene encoding biotin--protein ligase 1, chloroplastic isoform X3, producing MISKFKGIFFTASRQKSPNSPSILPPLPYLKPFSTSQILGTKMESEAPAPTLLLLAGKSNEEKDVAKILQDNNTLQLHKNGEQVEVVLHSQVQTPFKDDEFRVEEYFYSLSTTRFGRLLIYSPKLSSTHDVISQNNSDLPVGSVCVADVQLKGRGRTCNVWQSPKGCLLFSFSIQMEDGRMVPHLQYVVCLAMTEAIKAICLEKGTPHLDVRIKWPNDLYLGGLKVGGILSTSVYRSKKFYISAGVGLNVGNEKPTTCLNAVLKRVNPLSRELKREDIIAAFFNKFESFYDVFLEQGGPSCYMPMPKHMLRVDFKLLKSCIIRLGYTG from the exons atgatttctaaattCAAAGGTATCTTTTTCACCGCCTCTCGTCAAAAATCTCCCAATTCCCCATCAATTCTCCCTCCTCTTCCATACCTCAAACCTTTCTCAACATCCCAAATACTCGGAACCAAAATGGAGTCAGAAGCACCTGCGCCCACGCTTCTTCTACTTGCTGGGAAATCAAATGAGGAGAAAGATGTGGCAAAGATATTACAGGACAACAATACTCTTCAACTGCATAAAAATGGTGAACAAGTTGAAGTTGTTCTGCATTCCCAAGTCCAAACGCCATTCAAAGATGACGAGTTTCGAGTTGAAGAATACTTTTACTCCCTTTCGACTACGCGTTTTGGGAGACTACTCATTTACTCCCCCAAATTGTCCTCAACTCATGACGTTATCTCACA AAATAACTCTGACTTACCAGTTGGTTCAGTGTGTGTTGCTGATGTGCAACTGAAAGGGAGAG GTCGTACTTGTAATGTGTGGCAATCACCAAAGGGCTGCCTTCTGTTTTCATTTTCAATACAAATGGAGGACGGCAGAATGGTGCCACATTTGCAGTATGTAGTCTGTCTTGCCATGACAGAGGCCATTAAGGCTATCTGTTTGGAAAAG GGAACTCCGCATCTTGATGTTCGCATAAAGTGGCCAAATGATCTATATTTAGGTGGCCTTAAAGTGGGAGGCATCCTAAGCACATCAGTATATAGGTCAAAGAAGTTCTATATTAGTGCTG GAGTTGGATTGAATGTAGGGAATGAGAAGCCTACCACATGCTTGAATGCTGTTTTAAAAAGAGTGAATCCTCTCTCACGTGAATTGAAAAGAGAAGATATTATTGCAGCCTTTTTCAATAAATTTGAGAGCTTTTATGATGTTTTCTTAGAACAAG GTGGTCCTAGTTGCTACATGCCAATGCCAAAACATATGTTGCGTGTG